The Lolium rigidum isolate FL_2022 chromosome 1, APGP_CSIRO_Lrig_0.1, whole genome shotgun sequence region TCCTTCGGGCCTCTCTATCCAGTCCAATCAACCCAGCAACCTCTCTTTTGTTTCCGCCCAATACGCATATGCATGTTGTAGCATCCACGACTCGGTGAAATCTTTCGTGCCTTTATTACATAATAGTATATACTACTATGTAATCCGTCGTTTCTGCTCGGCACCTGTTTGATTGGATCaaacgcgaggaggaggaggaggagcttcaGGATCCACCGGGTTTTGCTGGCCATAGTTCCGTTATCGCTCCTTGACAGCTTAGCTTGGTCATTCTCTAGGCTGCCACATAGGGTCTTGCTGATCAAACATTCAAGGCCACAAAaagttctcttttttttttcttgcagCAAAACCAGTTCCCCAGATGATAATTCATGGTTTGGTGCATCGGTTGATCCGAGGGTTCGTGCTACACAATGTAACTTAGGAATGTTGGCACCGTTTAAACCGAATTGAAATTAAGTTCCGCTGGCTGCATGATTACGGTTTTAGGATGGTAATACTGTATATTGACCTTATCAATCAGCGGTGCGTCATGGAGTAGTACATGATACGGGTTTTATAGCAGTGTTTATAGATTGCTTGTTCCCTTAGGATGCCAATTGCAACCGGTTGTGTTCTCGACTTACCTGTCGTGTCTAGGCTGTGAGGCATATTGCTGTTCTGTATTTATTAAATCAAATGCACCAACTGCTTTCAGCAACGCAACTGATACATGTTTGTTGAAACTAGAATGTCTCCCTCTCCTCCAAGTGGTCCATGACTTAATCAAGTTCTAGCTGTATTTTTGGACTGGGTTAAACATACCTTGCATTTCCTAGTTCCTGTTGCTAGCTGTGTGTACAGGAGTCGGCCTTCAATAATAAGGTTGGTAATGCCGCTGTGTAGCTCATCCTCATTTGAGGGGAAAATAGCCTGTACTCATTCCTAAGTTCATGGTTTCACGGGCGGAAACCATTAGTTATCATCTGTTTCTACATTATTTTCTGGGTGCTTTACGAAGTATATGCATCCTTGCTCACCAACGGATGCCAAGGGTTTCCACCATCAGAAATAAACAGTTTTATATTTCCCAAGTTTTCGCCTGGGCAACATTTGACATCATCATTCACCAATGCTTCTAGTGCACTTCATTTCGGGGGATAAGAAGTTTTAGTCATGCTAATTTCATGTTTTTTTGTACTGAATTCATGAGTTGTCATTTGTTTCTACTTTGTTTTCTGGGTACTTCACTAAGTTTATGCATCATTGCTCATAAAAGGGCGATCAAAGGGTTCCACCAACAGAAATAAGCTAATCTACCAGTTTTATGTTTGCTGTTAACTGTCATGTCTagcttcttttatttatttactacttCCAGCAATTGCATTTCATGGCTGTTTCACAAAACCTCTCTTTCCTCCTTGATTTGGTAAGGGGGTCAGCACAATCACTAGATATCTTCTTTTTATATACCATGAACATACTTCATGGTTTAATTGGTATTTGAGAACAATTGCTTGTGAACTACTTAACGGTAGGATTTCATCTAAGTTACTCTTTCTGGTTACTTCCTTTGACATTGATAATGATCTTTTTTTCTAGGAGGAATCTGGTCGCCCTCTACCCAAGTTTGGCGAATGGGACGTCAACGACCCAGCATCTGCTGATGGATTCACAGTCATCTTCAACAAAGCCAGAGATGAGAAAAAGGCTGGGAATGGACAAGATACCGAATCCCCTTGCAAAGACGCTAGGACTGAGAGGGTGGAGTCCTATGCCACCAAGGCGAATTCAGTATGTGTCTTCATGACTCCATCTCTTATTGCGTAATGGGAATACATCGCATAGTCTTATCTCTTATGACCGTGTCATTAATCTCATTGTTACATGCGCAGAAGAAATGGTTTTGCTGCGTGACGCCCAGTCCTACACAATCTTGAAGTGTCACCGAAGAAATGGTTGCGAAAAGTATGGTCCTTTGATTTTGCTATATACATACTATCCATAAGATCCTTGTAAGAGGTACCTTGGCCGTCACGATGGGTATCTCGTAAAACTCTGAAGTGTGTATGTATGGTTTGAGGGTTGTCAGACACAGATTTGGTTGGATAAGTGAACTTCTGATTGTAATTCTGGTCTTCGTTGTCGGTTTCATTTTGTGCAGTAGTGGTCGTAGTTCTGTGTCAGCGCAAAAATATATACCTGTTCCTTTTCTGTTTTTCCCTTGCCAGTTCTCTACCTAGATCTCCTATTGTCCTATTGGACCTATGTTtccgtaagccgatatttggcagttTCAGAAGGGAACTTCGGCTAGCAGCTGGCTGACAGCCAGTTGTCCTTCCAACATTTGGCTAACAACCGGCTGGCTTTCTATTACCATGTGCAAGCCTTTAGCAAAGTAACTCTGGCTACCAATATTCTGTTGTCAAACAGCCATCTGGTCCATCTTTAGAAAAAACCAAAGCAAAGTAACCCTGCTTTAATTGATTTGATTGAAAATGAGAAGGTACAACCAGCTTCACAGCGGGGTTTAGAATGACCAAGATCATGTTGACCCTGGAGCTCGGTCCAAAACACGCCTGGCTTTATGACAAGCATACCTGCTTCAACAATTCAACTTTTAACGAAAATGAACTTTCAATTCAGAGATATGCACTAAATCATTTAATCTTCAAGATCCCTCTGGCTTCGGTTCTTCATTGGTTTTACAAAGTAGCATCTTGCCGTTGGACTCTACCTGTGGCGAACATTAAAACACTTCAGTTTCTGCGAGCCCGTTTGCACTCATCCTCCACGAATCCATCGGTGACAAAGAGAAAATATAAACACCAGTAGGATCTTTTAATTGCGCCTTCTGAAAGTAGGTTATATGGACTATTTTCTAGCTCCCCCAACACGGAGCAGCAATTCCAAATGAAAAGATTCGCTGATCGATCCTTCTTCAGATATCCGGTGTGGGCGTTTCTCTCTCGTCTTTTTTAttcgaatctcaaagcacaataaACGAAAGATCCACATgggcacacccatgcgtgggtgtacaaaatctacTAAATACCTTATACTTTTGGCTAAAAAATGACAATTTCTAACAAATTTTGAAAGTTCAAAATAACGTACTGTTCACTATAATAAGATCCACACttttatcattttcttgtatcccAAAATGGTTAGATATTTGGTATTGAGATTTTGCTAGCCTTTATCTGCATCCAGATTTTTTTCTTTTCAGATAATTTTAGAACTTCAAAATATGGTTTTcaatttttataaaaaaactagcttttttttttttttttgacaatggaTAATATATTAggcaagcaagccgcctcattaaaaaccttccagtccccttcggtaccctggaaggaaaagagtgcgtatggAACTTGCTGCCGAGACCACAATTACAGTTACAAGCTTGTGAACAGGGTCACATCTCTAAGGACAAAAGGTAAAATAAAATCCGGGGATTCATCCACCCAACTAAGAATTTCCTTAGAACTAAACGCAAACCTAGCCAACTCATGAGCCACTTGATTAGCCTCTCTGTTGCAATGCATAAACTGGATATTCATAACTTCACTTGCCTTCTGGAAACAGTCCGCTAAGATAGCCGTGTAAGGACCATTAATATCCATCTCTCCCGTGCAAGCCTGGATCAATTCAAGAGAATCCGATTCAATAATACATGAAGAACACCCAAATCTGTCCAAAAATTCCAAACCTTTCAGCATAGCATATGCTTCCGCAGTCGTTGCACATAAGAGATTTTCCAGGGGGCACGCCATGCCCCCCAAAACCTCACCCTTATCATTTCTAAGCACTGCTCCCGCCGAACCCGAACCATTCACCATGTAAGATGCATCaatattcaattttagcattcctTTTGGAGGTTTCTTCCAGATTACTTCTTTAACAATCCGTGCACTCGTCGCCCCTTCATAATTTGCCGTTATTG contains the following coding sequences:
- the LOC124666300 gene encoding protein NOI4-like — translated: MSEESGRPLPKFGEWDVNDPASADGFTVIFNKARDEKKAGNGQDTESPCKDARTERVESYATKANSKKWFCCVTPSPTQS